From a region of the Deltaproteobacteria bacterium genome:
- a CDS encoding MFS transporter gives MLIFRALYYRNYRLFFFGQCVSLTGIWMQHVAVTWLVYRLTHSAVLLGTVGFLGMIPSFFLTPFAGVLSDRWSRYRILLFTQVVSMAQALALATFVLAGFEQIWPILFLALVLGCVGAVDMPVRHAFVSDMVERREDLAYVIAMNSAIFNFARLIGPPVAGFLIAWSGEGVCFLLNGLGYIAVIAALCSMRMAHNPLPRITHGIIRELWNGLVYAYHDKRIRAILLLMALGGILGIPYVSIMPVYATEVLHGGPRTLGLLMSAMGAGALVGALYFAAKPPKRDLMKVIPLAIAGVGAGFIGLAACRSVTLALGCMFLAGLSMAFHFAASNTEVQMVVEESKRGRVVSLLIFSIMGFLPFGNLLAGVLTDLLNIQLVFLAGGMGCMLGAAAFAIKMKRGNPSVH, from the coding sequence ATGTTGATATTTCGCGCCCTGTACTATCGAAACTACCGTCTCTTCTTTTTCGGTCAATGCGTTTCCCTGACCGGAATATGGATGCAGCATGTTGCGGTGACCTGGCTGGTCTATCGTTTGACCCATTCCGCTGTGCTCTTGGGAACGGTCGGGTTTCTGGGAATGATCCCTTCCTTTTTTCTAACACCTTTTGCCGGCGTCCTGTCAGATCGATGGAGCCGCTATCGTATTCTTCTTTTTACCCAGGTCGTTTCCATGGCGCAGGCCTTGGCGCTTGCTACGTTCGTTCTGGCCGGTTTTGAGCAGATCTGGCCTATCCTGTTTTTAGCCCTTGTCCTGGGTTGTGTCGGTGCCGTGGATATGCCGGTTCGGCACGCCTTCGTATCCGATATGGTGGAGCGGCGGGAAGACCTGGCCTATGTGATCGCTATGAACTCTGCCATTTTCAACTTTGCCCGCCTGATTGGGCCTCCCGTAGCGGGCTTTTTGATTGCATGGTCCGGTGAGGGGGTTTGTTTTCTGTTAAACGGTTTGGGGTATATCGCCGTGATCGCCGCCCTTTGCAGTATGCGCATGGCACACAATCCCCTGCCAAGGATAACGCATGGCATCATTCGGGAGTTATGGAACGGGCTGGTGTATGCTTACCATGACAAGAGAATCCGGGCGATTCTCCTGTTAATGGCCTTGGGGGGGATTCTGGGTATCCCTTATGTGAGCATTATGCCCGTTTATGCGACTGAGGTTCTCCACGGAGGCCCCCGAACCTTGGGACTCCTGATGTCCGCCATGGGCGCCGGCGCCCTGGTCGGGGCACTTTACTTTGCCGCAAAACCTCCGAAAAGAGACCTGATGAAAGTCATTCCTCTGGCAATAGCGGGTGTCGGTGCCGGTTTTATTGGGTTGGCCGCCTGTCGTTCTGTCACCTTGGCGCTTGGTTGCATGTTTTTAGCGGGTCTGAGCATGGCCTTCCATTTCGCCGCGAGCAATACCGAAGTCCAGATGGTTGTCGAGGAAAGCAAGCGGGGAAGGGTGGTGAGCCTGCTCATCTTTTCAATTATGGGGTTCCTGCCTTTCGGCAATCTTCTTGCGGGTGTTTTGACCGATCTCCTCAATATCCAGTTGGTCTTTCTGGCCGGTGGTATGGGATGCATGCTTGGGGCAGCTGCTTTCGCAATCAAAATGAAGCGAGGCAATCCATCTGTTCACTGA
- a CDS encoding bifunctional folylpolyglutamate synthase/dihydrofolate synthase produces MPHHIMNDEDTRTYLIGLGGNGIRYDLVPFKHLLSKLNRPHKAYDTILVGGTNGKGSIASMIASILIRAGYKVGLYTSPHLVDARERIQVNGDMISPKELNRCVAEIRAVEEPGTTYFECLTAAAFVYFCAKQVDLAVLEVGMGGRLDATNVVDPLISVISNVGLEHTNYLGRTLQDIAREKAGIIREKGLCLTGARQKIVRQTLLRRCQDLGATLLELGKDFKIRRTTGGTFSYQSLKWHMRNLRTVLTGDHQIRNAALAIASVEALTTRGYVLKKEHIPAGLGSVKWPGRLEMVQSRPTVLLDGAHNPAAISALVCALRQSYSWRRLIVVFAVLSDKKYREMIRRLCVLADEMIITLPNAERAVSPIQLLPIAALHCPQVKIVLPAGEALRKAVANAGEDDLVCVCGSLYLIGEMKGWLASCLS; encoded by the coding sequence ATGCCACATCACATCATGAACGATGAGGATACCAGGACTTATTTAATCGGCCTTGGGGGTAACGGGATTCGCTATGACTTGGTACCTTTCAAGCATCTGCTCTCCAAGCTGAATCGTCCCCACAAAGCATACGATACGATCCTCGTGGGCGGTACGAATGGGAAGGGATCCATCGCTTCCATGATCGCCTCCATTTTGATAAGGGCGGGGTATAAGGTTGGCCTTTATACATCACCGCATCTTGTCGATGCCCGGGAAAGAATCCAGGTTAATGGTGACATGATCTCCCCAAAGGAGCTGAATCGATGCGTGGCGGAGATCAGGGCGGTAGAAGAACCGGGGACGACGTACTTTGAATGCCTGACCGCCGCCGCTTTTGTATATTTTTGTGCGAAACAGGTTGATTTGGCGGTGCTCGAGGTCGGTATGGGTGGCAGACTGGATGCCACCAATGTTGTCGATCCCCTTATCTCCGTCATTTCCAATGTCGGGTTGGAACATACGAATTATCTGGGCAGGACTCTTCAGGATATTGCCCGTGAAAAAGCGGGTATCATCAGGGAGAAGGGTTTGTGTTTGACTGGAGCGAGACAAAAAATCGTCCGGCAGACTTTGCTGAGGCGGTGTCAGGATCTCGGGGCCACGCTCCTTGAACTTGGCAAAGATTTCAAAATACGCCGCACGACAGGCGGTACGTTTTCTTATCAAAGTCTGAAATGGCACATGCGGAACTTGAGAACCGTCTTGACCGGGGACCACCAAATTCGGAATGCCGCCTTGGCTATCGCTTCGGTTGAAGCCTTGACCACTCGAGGCTATGTTTTAAAAAAGGAACACATCCCGGCGGGTCTTGGGTCCGTTAAATGGCCCGGTCGTTTGGAGATGGTCCAGAGCAGGCCCACCGTACTTCTTGACGGCGCACATAATCCGGCGGCAATCTCTGCTCTTGTCTGTGCTCTGCGACAATCTTATTCATGGCGCAGGCTGATCGTTGTTTTTGCTGTGCTAAGCGACAAAAAATACCGTGAGATGATCAGGCGTCTCTGTGTTTTGGCTGATGAAATGATCATTACGCTTCCGAATGCGGAACGGGCCGTATCGCCGATACAGCTTTTGCCGATTGCCGCCTTGCATTGTCCGCAAGTGAAAATCGTCTTGCCGGCCGGGGAAGCGCTGCGAAAAGCGGTCGCAAATGCGGGAGAGGATGATCTGGTCTGTGTATGCGGATCGCTTTACCTGATAGGAGAAATGAAGGGATGGCTCGCCTCTTGTTTGTCATAG
- the rplQ gene encoding 50S ribosomal protein L17, protein MRHGYQKKKMGRPTAHREAMLRNMVTSLLKHEKITTTDSRAKELKKLAEKMITLGKRGELHARRQALTVVRERDVVEKVFSEYAERYRERKGGYTRIIKLGFRAGDNAPVSVVEFVKDPEEVKTKTEAKTKSKAKVPVEKT, encoded by the coding sequence ATGCGTCACGGATACCAAAAGAAGAAAATGGGTCGCCCCACTGCTCACCGGGAGGCCATGCTAAGAAATATGGTTACGTCCCTGCTGAAGCATGAAAAGATAACGACGACGGATTCTAGGGCGAAGGAATTAAAAAAACTCGCGGAGAAAATGATTACTCTGGGGAAGAGGGGTGAGCTGCATGCCCGGCGTCAGGCCTTGACGGTTGTCCGTGAGCGGGATGTTGTGGAGAAGGTATTCTCCGAGTATGCGGAACGCTATCGTGAACGTAAGGGTGGCTATACCAGGATTATAAAGCTGGGATTTAGAGCAGGAGACAATGCCCCCGTGTCGGTTGTGGAATTTGTCAAGGACCCGGAAGAGGTTAAAACAAAAACGGAAGCAAAGACCAAATCCAAGGCAAAGGTTCCGGTGGAAAAAACCTGA
- a CDS encoding 3',5'-cyclic-nucleotide phosphodiesterase, producing the protein MEIRVLGCYGSHLPGFGTTCFQLDTKTLVDGGTITSVLTLEEQLQIEYVFLTHAHLDHIRDIMFLVDNIFYLRRPFPLVLVSTPGILETVHNHLFNGQIWPDFSLIPSPANPVLRLQPIQAGEPLAAGSWMISATPVNHTVETVAYTAVSREGAVIFIGDTGPTEAIWQEANRCDNLKGIFIEVSFPNRMEELAALTRHLTPRTLSRELEKLRHKEAGVYVFHLKLQHDAEITRELLELPQKKKIHILRDGEKIRP; encoded by the coding sequence ATGGAAATCAGGGTATTGGGGTGTTACGGGTCCCACCTGCCCGGTTTTGGCACAACTTGTTTCCAATTGGACACCAAGACGCTGGTTGACGGCGGTACGATTACGTCCGTCCTCACCCTTGAAGAGCAGTTGCAGATCGAGTATGTATTCTTAACACATGCCCATCTCGATCATATCAGAGACATCATGTTCCTCGTGGATAACATCTTCTATTTGCGGCGTCCTTTTCCCCTGGTTTTGGTAAGCACCCCGGGTATACTCGAAACGGTTCATAACCACTTGTTCAATGGGCAGATATGGCCCGATTTTTCCTTAATACCTTCCCCGGCCAATCCGGTCTTGAGACTGCAACCCATCCAGGCCGGAGAACCCTTGGCCGCCGGATCTTGGATGATATCGGCTACACCGGTCAACCATACGGTCGAAACCGTGGCATATACGGCGGTGTCAAGAGAGGGGGCAGTCATATTCATTGGTGACACTGGTCCGACAGAGGCTATCTGGCAGGAGGCCAACAGATGTGACAATCTCAAGGGGATTTTTATTGAAGTATCATTTCCCAACAGGATGGAGGAACTGGCTGCTCTTACCCGTCATTTAACTCCCCGCACTCTGAGCCGGGAGTTGGAGAAACTCCGTCACAAGGAGGCGGGGGTCTATGTTTTTCACCTCAAACTCCAACACGATGCGGAAATCACCAGGGAACTTCTCGAACTTCCCCAGAAGAAAAAGATTCACATCCTTCGGGACGGTGAAAAAATTCGTCCTTAG
- a CDS encoding translation elongation factor-like protein, translated as MAEEKIGEVVKFFSKPSVAAIKITAGTLCIGDTLKFIGHTTDFTEAVESMEVNNQKIEKAVAGDFIGLKVKDRVREGDEVFKVT; from the coding sequence ATGGCGGAAGAAAAAATTGGCGAAGTAGTGAAGTTTTTCTCCAAGCCGAGCGTTGCTGCGATTAAAATCACCGCGGGAACCCTTTGTATCGGAGATACCCTGAAGTTTATCGGCCACACCACGGATTTTACGGAAGCCGTCGAATCTATGGAAGTGAATAACCAGAAGATTGAGAAGGCCGTAGCCGGTGATTTTATCGGTTTAAAAGTCAAGGATCGGGTTCGCGAAGGAGACGAAGTCTTCAAAGTGACTTGA
- a CDS encoding matrixin family metalloprotease — protein sequence MTYRIGTVDERFGFSRQEFSRLVAKAASVWGTPLSRELFREEANGKIVISLVYDYRQEAMEKLKKLRSDIQDTRDCYEDLRVRFEALKAEFEEKKKNLEEDLSKYNAQVGEFNDKHESRRRRGGISDGDEQDFMRGKEYLYALRTHLQARRAELRRMAETLESMTVSMGEIVSEHNLGAMSYREEGNRLGEEFQKGRYAKEGMKEHITIYQFDGEKGLIRVLVHELGHALGLDHNDYPYAVMHRLVPDGASFDLTPADIAALKDHCREK from the coding sequence TTGACCTATCGCATTGGCACGGTCGACGAGCGTTTTGGTTTCAGCCGACAGGAATTCTCCCGTCTGGTCGCAAAGGCGGCTTCCGTTTGGGGAACGCCGCTGTCACGTGAGCTGTTCCGCGAGGAGGCGAATGGAAAAATCGTGATCAGCCTCGTGTACGACTACCGGCAGGAAGCAATGGAAAAATTGAAGAAATTGCGTTCCGACATCCAAGATACCCGGGATTGCTATGAGGATTTGAGGGTGCGCTTCGAGGCATTAAAAGCGGAATTTGAGGAGAAAAAAAAGAATTTGGAAGAAGACTTGAGTAAATACAATGCTCAAGTAGGAGAATTTAATGATAAACATGAGTCCAGGCGGCGTCGTGGGGGGATATCGGACGGCGATGAGCAGGATTTCATGCGGGGAAAAGAATATCTGTATGCGCTTCGTACGCATCTGCAAGCAAGGCGGGCTGAACTGAGGCGCATGGCGGAGACCCTTGAAAGCATGACCGTTTCCATGGGGGAGATTGTCTCGGAGCATAATCTCGGCGCGATGTCCTACCGTGAGGAGGGTAATAGACTGGGCGAAGAATTTCAGAAGGGGCGATATGCCAAAGAGGGCATGAAAGAACACATCACCATTTATCAGTTCGATGGAGAAAAAGGCCTGATCCGGGTTCTGGTGCATGAGTTAGGTCATGCTCTGGGACTTGACCACAACGACTATCCTTATGCCGTGATGCACCGCCTCGTTCCTGATGGCGCATCCTTTGATCTGACTCCCGCCGATATTGCCGCTTTAAAAGATCACTGCCGTGAAAAGTAA
- a CDS encoding AAA family ATPase, protein MMKIFVIVGMPAAGKNLARDYAAFRGIPYFATGDLVRAELVSRGIEATAENIAYISNELRGKDGMGVTRLALETALQISAPVVMLEGMRSWPEITLIRQKATAVVIAFLAPMDLRRQRICLRGRSDDSPDAFHERDQREIDYGAAIPIALADEYILNTDTMDAATQRLHDIIEKYR, encoded by the coding sequence ATGATGAAAATATTTGTGATTGTTGGAATGCCTGCGGCGGGTAAGAATTTGGCCCGGGACTATGCGGCATTCCGGGGGATTCCCTATTTCGCTACAGGGGATTTGGTTAGAGCTGAACTTGTATCCCGTGGAATTGAGGCGACAGCGGAAAATATAGCATATATTTCCAATGAGTTACGCGGGAAAGACGGGATGGGGGTAACCCGGTTGGCCTTGGAAACAGCGCTGCAAATCAGTGCACCCGTTGTGATGCTGGAGGGGATGCGTTCCTGGCCGGAGATTACTCTGATCCGCCAGAAAGCCACCGCCGTCGTCATCGCTTTCCTGGCACCGATGGATCTACGCCGTCAGCGGATTTGTTTGCGTGGTCGGAGCGATGATTCTCCCGATGCCTTCCATGAGAGGGATCAGCGGGAAATCGATTACGGCGCGGCGATTCCCATTGCTCTGGCGGATGAATACATTCTCAATACAGATACGATGGATGCGGCCACTCAAAGATTGCATGATATCATCGAGAAATATCGTTAG
- a CDS encoding LPS-assembly protein LptD, with the protein MLTRLLSIMIAWLLLVPSYSFSAFDDGLKIKEGPVNIQADRLIYEENDESYHAEGDVLITYPGGTLKADRIIMRRATHTVYAEGNVVLRTDQDILEGESVTFNIEAKTGTVDNGRMFIDKNHFYISGRQFEKNGEATYQARDAAATTCDGPNPAWSLRGQELNVTIDGYGTLKKGTLCVGKAPIFYFPYLLFPVKTTRQTGFLLPYLSHSKNKNGVDVEIPFYWAISESTDATFYQRYMSKRGFKEGIEFRYFPTTESSGVIYGDYLYRDRLRKDEANGVMSRNWNKDHDRWSLYLQHETAFDSEGYYLRADVARVSDHWYFKDFSSRNYYRSHYDEGDENRFKKVSFEADKSLRSLDSKVRLVKDWSLFNLTALARYTDDFTSSSNENTLQQYPEVTLTAVNQPLPATPLRFDMVTSYDNYYRSEGHRGSLFDLRPALTVPLSLGPYAHILPRFEWRSSLWDARGDGLAGIDKTGNHSGYVAGALVTTEIQRVYSMDSKSVQKLRHGIRAELGYAYSPHVNLKDMPDYVDWMDEQNAVSCALINTFMVKMREGSTGPKYREIMRLKLGQTYDIDGVKREWDDPGAKKRHFGTADIELDFNPYPYLSLKSRSHYDVNKGSWLRTNNDLNVSTPRGDKVSLGYHYTRNLLEEINLSLTAKINRKMSMSVTFKENLLASRTVEQTYSLLYRHQCWGVRIGFTKSHEDQQIFAGLSLFGLGGDGMGLN; encoded by the coding sequence TTGCTTACAAGACTGTTGTCTATCATGATTGCGTGGCTTCTCCTGGTTCCTTCATATTCTTTTTCTGCATTTGACGACGGCCTGAAAATCAAGGAAGGTCCGGTCAACATCCAGGCCGACCGCCTGATTTATGAGGAAAATGATGAAAGTTATCATGCCGAAGGTGATGTACTGATCACGTATCCTGGAGGAACCCTGAAGGCCGACCGGATCATCATGCGAAGGGCAACCCATACGGTTTACGCTGAAGGCAATGTGGTCCTGAGAACTGATCAGGATATCCTCGAGGGCGAAAGCGTTACGTTTAATATCGAAGCCAAAACGGGAACCGTTGACAACGGAAGGATGTTCATCGACAAGAATCATTTCTACATTTCCGGTCGGCAGTTTGAGAAAAACGGGGAAGCAACTTATCAGGCAAGGGATGCCGCGGCCACGACGTGTGATGGCCCAAACCCGGCGTGGTCCCTAAGGGGGCAGGAACTCAATGTGACCATCGACGGATACGGCACGCTGAAAAAAGGCACCCTTTGTGTCGGGAAAGCGCCCATTTTCTATTTCCCATACCTTTTATTTCCGGTAAAAACCACTCGGCAGACAGGCTTCCTCCTTCCTTACCTCTCCCATTCGAAAAACAAAAATGGCGTCGATGTGGAAATCCCGTTCTATTGGGCTATTTCCGAGAGTACGGATGCAACATTCTACCAGCGTTATATGAGCAAACGTGGATTCAAGGAAGGGATCGAGTTTCGATATTTCCCGACGACGGAGAGCTCCGGTGTGATTTACGGGGATTATCTTTATCGGGATCGCCTGAGGAAAGATGAAGCGAACGGCGTCATGTCCAGAAACTGGAATAAGGATCATGATCGCTGGTCTCTGTATTTGCAACATGAAACCGCGTTTGACAGCGAAGGGTATTATCTGCGGGCGGATGTCGCCCGTGTGTCCGATCACTGGTACTTCAAAGACTTTTCTTCCCGCAATTACTATCGGTCGCACTATGATGAAGGCGATGAGAATCGTTTCAAAAAAGTCTCATTCGAGGCGGATAAGTCCCTTCGTTCCCTGGATTCAAAGGTCCGTTTAGTCAAGGACTGGTCCCTTTTTAATCTGACGGCTTTGGCGCGCTATACGGATGACTTTACCAGTTCCTCAAATGAAAACACCCTGCAGCAGTACCCCGAGGTGACGCTCACGGCAGTGAATCAGCCTCTGCCCGCGACGCCCCTGCGTTTCGATATGGTGACTTCATACGATAACTATTACCGTAGCGAAGGGCACAGGGGATCCCTTTTCGATTTGCGGCCCGCTCTGACGGTGCCCCTCAGTTTGGGACCCTATGCCCATATTCTGCCGAGATTTGAGTGGCGTAGCAGCTTGTGGGATGCGAGAGGAGACGGCCTGGCCGGTATTGATAAAACCGGGAATCACAGCGGCTACGTCGCCGGGGCTCTCGTGACCACGGAAATTCAGCGCGTTTATTCCATGGACAGCAAGTCTGTTCAAAAGCTTCGCCATGGGATCAGGGCGGAATTGGGTTACGCCTACAGTCCCCATGTCAACCTGAAAGACATGCCCGATTATGTGGATTGGATGGATGAGCAAAACGCTGTTTCCTGTGCTCTGATCAACACCTTCATGGTTAAAATGAGGGAAGGAAGCACGGGGCCAAAGTACAGGGAAATCATGAGATTGAAATTGGGCCAGACGTACGATATTGATGGGGTGAAACGGGAGTGGGATGATCCCGGCGCCAAAAAGCGTCATTTCGGGACTGCGGACATTGAACTCGATTTCAACCCGTATCCCTACCTGTCTCTGAAAAGCCGAAGTCACTATGATGTCAACAAGGGATCGTGGTTGCGTACCAACAACGACCTGAATGTTTCCACCCCCCGAGGTGACAAGGTTTCTCTTGGCTACCATTATACCCGGAACCTGCTTGAAGAAATTAATCTGTCCCTGACAGCCAAGATCAACAGGAAAATGAGCATGTCCGTGACGTTCAAGGAAAACTTGCTGGCGAGCAGAACCGTTGAACAGACCTACTCGTTGCTGTATCGGCATCAATGCTGGGGTGTGAGGATCGGATTTACCAAAAGCCACGAAGATCAACAGATTTTTGCGGGACTTTCATTATTCGGACTTGGAGGAGACGGGATGGGCTTGAACTAG